The following nucleotide sequence is from Borrelia sp. A-FGy1.
AAAAAGATAATAGAAACAAAATTTATCTATTAATTTACTTCTTAGGATTTTTCTCTTAAGTCACTAAAATAGCACTAGTCTGTTTTTTACGTTTTAAGCATACCCAATTTTGCAAAAAAATACCCAATTTCTTTTTTAAAAAAAATTAAACTAATTAAATAATATTAATTGCTATTTCATCAATATTTGTGAACCGCTATTAGTAATCTAACAACACTAGCTAACCAACAACAGTAGAGTAAAACTGCAAATGAACTTAAAAAAAAGGGCTAACTTCTCTATTAATAAGTAAATAAATAGTGTATAATATGTTTAAATCCTTGAAGGAGTTTATGATATGCAAGAAAATACTAAATATCATTTTACAGAACAGCAACTTTATGAAGAGCTTATAAGAATGGGTATGCAAAAGGCAATGGCCATGCACTTGGCAAATAAATATTTCCACAGCGACATTATATATAATAACCTTCAAAATTTAGGTGAAAACTTCAAGGTGCTACTAAATGCTATGGAAATTAGAATTGGTGGTATTGAAAATTTCAAAACAGAAATTAAAGGTGAAATTAATAAACTTGATACTAAGATAGACAATGTTAAAAAAGAACTTAAAGAAGATATTAATAAACTTGACACTAAGATAGATAATGTTAAAGCAGAACTTAAAGAAGATATTAATAAACTTGATACTAAAATAGACANNNNNNNNNNNNNNNNNNNNNNNNNNNNNNNNNNNNNNNNNNNNNNNNNNNNNNNNNNNNNNNNNNNNNNNNNNNNNNNNNNNNNNNNNNNNNNNNNNNNTAAACTTGACACTAAGATAGATAATGTTAAAGCAGAACTTAAAGAAGATATTAATAAACTTGATACTAAAATAGACAATGTCAAAACAGAACTTAATGCTAAAATAGACAGTGTTAAAACAGAGCTTAGTGCTAAGATAGATACTAAATTTGACTTGCTAGTTGATAAATTTGAAAATGCAAGTAGAGCTAATAGTGTTATTTTAGGAGTATTTATAACTATATTTGCAGTATTATTATTACCAATTATTGGAGATAAGTTAGTAGACTTATATAACAAAATTACTAAAACACAAATAGAACAAAGCAAATAGTGCTTGTAGCACTATTTGCATAAATCCCCACAAATTTTACTTAATCAGATAAAATACAATTATTTTTGATAAATATTGACAAAAGCGTCAACTTTTTGTTGAAAAAAAATGTTTTTTGTTAAAATTAATATATGAACAAAAATGCAGAAGACTTTCTAGAAGAAGAGAAAAGGTCAATAGAAAAGGATAAGCAAAATGCACATAGTCTTTATGAATACTCTGTATTTTTCAGGAATTATATTGAAAGCACACCAGAAGATGCACTAAAGAATGGTATTTCACTTAACTCATTAGATGGCGAGGGTGCCAGAACAGATAATACGACAATGCTTTTAGCTAAGACTTTAAAAGTAAGCCTTAAGAGTGCATTGCGGCAGGCTATGATAAGTCATAGATTTTATGGCTTTGGATATATTTTAATTAATACAAGTGGAATGGATGATGATCTTAAGTTAGAAGTTAATCGTGATATACCTACAGGATTTACATTCTTAGATCCACGCAAAATAGTAGATAATCACCCTAAACTAGATAAGCCTTATATTGGATATTTACGCAATGTGTATAGCAAGGATAAGGATGAGACTAATACTAATATTCAAATACACAAGAGTAGGCTTATTATGTATGAGAACTACGATATAATTTTGGATCAATTTGTTCCTGTCTACTCACAAGGATTACTAACAGGGTTTAAGCTTTTTGAAGATATTTATAGACAAATAAATAAACGAATTGGTAACTTTACCTTCCTACACTACAATGATGAAACGCTAGTTGAACTTATGAATTCACTAGAAGAGATGCAAGAGAAGGCTAACAAGCTTAGACAAGGTAATAATTCTTTTTTCAAATTCTTAACTTCAATAGGAGGTGGTGGTGATAGCGATTATACAAATAATAGAATGCAATCACTAGGGCATACAAGTGTGGCACTAGAGCAAGAGTTAACTAAAATCAAGGACAAATTAAATAATGATGGAATATTTTATACTTCAAATGAAAAGGCTAGATTAGAGGTAGTAAAATATGACCTTGCTTTCCTAAAGGATGCATTTGAATTAGTTAAGGCAAAAATTGGTGCTGATACTAAAGAACCATTAACTCGTAGCTTTAATGAGCAAGTTAAAGGCTTGGGCAGTGATGGTAAGGGAGATAGGACAAATTACTATGACTATCTTAAAAGCGTTCAGGAAGCTGTAGAGATTGCTGTTAATAGTAAACTTAATCTACATTACAACCTTGATATGAAGTTTAATGATATAGAGGTTCTAAGCATGAAAGAGCGTGTGGAACAAGAGACATTATTTATTGATGCATATACCAAATACCTAACACTTATAAAAGACTCAAGGGTTAAGGATGAGCAGGCAGAATATATTAAAAGTAATTTATCAATATTGGCTAAATAAGTAAAAGAGACAGAAAAAAGGAGGGATTTATGGATAAAACTTCAGAAGTAACAAGTCCTAAGAGTTTAGCTGATGAGGCTAATACTATTAGCAAGAAAGACAGGGAAGCATTTAGTATTTCAAAAGAAGAGTATCAAAACCTTATTGATACCATTAGTGCACTTAGAGATGAATTTAGGATAAGTAAATCTAGCATTAATGAAGGTGGAAGTGAGCTACCAAGGCTATCAATTGATGAGCAAGTGGCAAGAGAGATTGCAGCTAATAAGAAGCATGAGATTACACAAAAAGAGCTTGCTGATAAGGCCAAATTCATTAGTGAAGTTGATAAACTAGCACAAAAAAACCTAGCCCCTAACTTTAATACCGAGAAGTTAGAAAGACAAAACTATACAACTGATGAGATTTTAGATGCTCAAATTAAGGCTTTGATTAAAAAATATGTGCCTGAAGGTACTATCTTAGCAATAGCTGGCACTAGTGATTTGGGTAAAATCAATATGGGTAGTAAGCTTTTAGGTCAATTATTTAGAGTTGCTAAAGACAACATAAAGAAAAGAAAGAGTGAAGATAACTCATACAGAACACTATACAACACCTTAACAGCTCATCATAGTGGTGAGATTAAGAGTTTCCAAAATAATGGTGAGAATATCATATCAGAAGATGACTTTAAATATGCAAATGTAAATCATTGGAAAGAGAGTAGAGAAAAATTACAAAATAAAGTCTCTTAAAATACCAGTTAGTAAAAAGAAGCACTAAAAAGGAGGATATAAATATGTCAACAGATACAACAGAGTTGCAAAAACAAATACAGAAATTGCAACAAGAGAAAAGTAATCTTGAAACACAATTGCAGCAAGAGAAGGCTAAAAACACAACACAAAGCAAACAACAAGATGCTCTATCTATGCTTAAGAGTAAGGGTAGTAAAGACAATATTAGACCTACAGTCAAGATTGAACATGATTTTGTTGAACAAAATAAGGGATTTGCAAGTCATGCATTAACTAAAATTGACACTTCTACAAGGACTGAAGCATTGCCTTATAAGGGTTTTTGCCACAAGATGGGAGTAAAGCTAGTAGGTGACACTAATTATGAGAAACAAGTTGAGGCAGGTGGAGGTGATGACTTATATGTTGTTTGCGTTAATGTTGATGAGTACGTGAAAGTAGCACACATAGTACGAACAGTATGTCAAGGGCATTTTGTTTGTGCTAACAACAACATAAAAGCAGGCGACAAACTAGTATTTCAAGATAAGGGAATATTAGAAAAGGCAGTCAAGAGCAAGCATACATATGCTCATGCAACAGCCGTTAAAGATTCATTTGAGTTTAGCGACAAAAAGGGTATTTATGGGGTGGAGATTGATTTTCATGGATTTGTTGCACCAAAAGTGAATTAAACAGATTCAATATAAAAAAGGAGAATATAAGTAATGTCATATCTAGATGATAATTATTATGCAAGAAGAGTCTCAGAAGCTCTTGTAGAGAATAAAATAAAGATTCCAGAATTTTATAATTGGTTTGACCCTAAGCAGGTAATTAATACAGATATAACATCAGGGCATTTAAAGACAACTAAGTGGGAAGCTTTTGTACAAGATACACCTACCGCAGTATCTAATGGAACTAATGTTGTATCTAATATTCAATTTAGAAGCGTTACAACACAAACAAGCTTCTTATGGCTACAATACACATTCAATCATATAAGACGAGGTGCTGAAGAGAAATATGTTAAGAATGGTTACATGGGTGATTCTAATAGTAATATCTTGCCATTTAAAGAAGCATATATAAAAGCACATAGTCTAATAGACAGAATTAGGTCTACATTTTTCTTGTTAGGTTACATATCTATTAATAAAGATGGTAAATATCAAAAGATTTTACTCAATGATACTAAGGGTAAACCTAATATGTTTGGACTTCTTAATACACCAAATCAAGTTGTTAAAAATATCATATCTTCTAATGCAAACTCACCAGATAAAATACTTGAAGCATTTAAAGAAGGGCTTGCAGAAATGAACCTAGAAGAGTATGCATACTCACCAATAATGGTATTAATGGATAACCAGACAAGTCTTAAGCTTAATGCTTATGATAATAATGGCAATAAAATTGCTTACAAAGATATGCTAATAAAAGACCTTGCAAGCATTAATAATGGTAATAAAACAACAATTAGAACAACACCATTATTAAAAGATAAGATAATAATATTTTCTCTTCAACCTGAATTATTGCTCATAAATGAAGGAGTACCACCTATAATTAATGAATTTGTTGAAAAAAGACCTAATGACATGGAAACTAGTTATATTGATTTTGTTATTGGTAGTACCATGGCACTTGATAATACAATACTTGTAATTAATATAGGGGATGTATAGAAGTGCATGAATTAGAATCTGGCAATAGTAGAATTAATGATATACATTGCCGTATTTTAGGGCTTTTAAATCTAGACTTAAACGACTTATCT
It contains:
- the bdr gene encoding Bdr family repetitive protein, with translation MQENTKYHFTEQQLYEELIRMGMQKAMAMHLANKYFHSDIIYNNLQNLGENFKVLLNAMEIRIGGIENFKTEIKGEINKLDTKIDNVKKELKEDINKLDTKIDNVKAELKEDINKLDTKID
- a CDS encoding phage portal protein, whose product is MNKNAEDFLEEEKRSIEKDKQNAHSLYEYSVFFRNYIESTPEDALKNGISLNSLDGEGARTDNTTMLLAKTLKVSLKSALRQAMISHRFYGFGYILINTSGMDDDLKLEVNRDIPTGFTFLDPRKIVDNHPKLDKPYIGYLRNVYSKDKDETNTNIQIHKSRLIMYENYDIILDQFVPVYSQGLLTGFKLFEDIYRQINKRIGNFTFLHYNDETLVELMNSLEEMQEKANKLRQGNNSFFKFLTSIGGGGDSDYTNNRMQSLGHTSVALEQELTKIKDKLNNDGIFYTSNEKARLEVVKYDLAFLKDAFELVKAKIGADTKEPLTRSFNEQVKGLGSDGKGDRTNYYDYLKSVQEAVEIAVNSKLNLHYNLDMKFNDIEVLSMKERVEQETLFIDAYTKYLTLIKDSRVKDEQAEYIKSNLSILAK
- a CDS encoding DUF1357 family protein, with the translated sequence MDKTSEVTSPKSLADEANTISKKDREAFSISKEEYQNLIDTISALRDEFRISKSSINEGGSELPRLSIDEQVAREIAANKKHEITQKELADKAKFISEVDKLAQKNLAPNFNTEKLERQNYTTDEILDAQIKALIKKYVPEGTILAIAGTSDLGKINMGSKLLGQLFRVAKDNIKKRKSEDNSYRTLYNTLTAHHSGEIKSFQNNGENIISEDDFKYANVNHWKESREKLQNKVS
- a CDS encoding DUF228 domain-containing protein, with product MSTDTTELQKQIQKLQQEKSNLETQLQQEKAKNTTQSKQQDALSMLKSKGSKDNIRPTVKIEHDFVEQNKGFASHALTKIDTSTRTEALPYKGFCHKMGVKLVGDTNYEKQVEAGGGDDLYVVCVNVDEYVKVAHIVRTVCQGHFVCANNNIKAGDKLVFQDKGILEKAVKSKHTYAHATAVKDSFEFSDKKGIYGVEIDFHGFVAPKVN